The following proteins are co-located in the Acipenser ruthenus chromosome 35, fAciRut3.2 maternal haplotype, whole genome shotgun sequence genome:
- the LOC117395462 gene encoding cyclin-dependent kinases regulatory subunit 1, whose amino-acid sequence MSQKQIYYSDKYDDEQFEYRHVMLPKDIAKLVPKTHLMTETEWRNIGVQQSQGWVHYMIHQPEPHILLFRRPLPKKTIGL is encoded by the exons ATGTCGCAGAAGCAAATTTATTATTCTGACAAGTACGACGATGAGCAGTTTGAATACAG GCACGTGATGCTCCCCAAAGACATTGCCAAGCTGGTCCCCAAGACTCATCTAATGACTGAAACGGAGTGGCGCAATATTGGGGTGCAGCAGAGCCAGGGCTGGGTGCACTACATGATCCACCAGCCTG aGCCCCACATCCTGCTTTTCAGACGGCCTTTGCCTAAGAAGACGATCGGCCTGTGA